One window from the genome of Maylandia zebra isolate NMK-2024a linkage group LG18, Mzebra_GT3a, whole genome shotgun sequence encodes:
- the hfm1 gene encoding putative ATP-dependent DNA helicase HFM1 isoform X4: MATAPPPPPLPLQPPRATVGCAAPPFPSKPTLSPPPMGSSAASGRPPQQAAHAETQDKGTKKGFVPPMTPRPLLIQGSSGSGVLRPVSEIPFKFRSVFSEFPFFNYVQSKALDDVLYTNKNFVACAPTGSGKTVLFELAIIRLLMETPEPWRDVKAVYMAPIKALCSQCFESWKKKFSPLGLTCKELTGDTEIDDFFEIQDSHIILTTPEKWDSMTRKWKDNCLLQLVRLFLIDEVHVVKDATRGATLEVVVSRMKAVHTFRTSQYPEASLSMRVVAVSATIPNVSDIADWLSNENGPAIYLDMDESHRPVKLRKVVLGFPCGPNQTEFKFDLALNYKIANIIQTYAEQKPALVFCSTRKGTQQSAAVLAKDARFIMSIEHKQRLMKYANSILDSKLRDLVALGVGYHHAGVDLSDRKLIEEAFTMGDLPVLFTTRTLSMGVNLPAHLVVIKSTMQYVAGSCQEYSEADLLQMIGRAGRPQFDTSATAVIMTKIQTREKYLKLMNGIEVIESSLHSHLVEHLNAEIVLQTISDVKMALDWIRSTFLYIRALKNPTHYGFSADLDRCGIEAKLQELCLKNLNSLSSVGLISMDEDITIKPTEAGRLMARYCIAFDTMKQFSKVSGTENLSDLIELLSKSREFSDIQLRVNEKRSLNALNRDKNRVTIRYPIDGKIKTSEMKVNCLIQAQLSSIPVQDFGLTQDTAKIFRIGMRISRCLSEFLSQRVKAVFSAVVNSLILAKCFRAKLWENSPYVSKQLEKIGQTLSTAMVHAGLTTFSKIEQTNARELELILNRHPPFGNQIRESVIHLPKYDVMVEQLPRYSSTTAEIVLKVSLKNQAQLLTRRAAQDHHYASVVIGDADNNVVFLQKLTDVMLLKGGSWSKKIEVAKAMKGDEISVHLISSEYVGLDIQQKFTVYYSAARRFGTENPHNITQDARRPQSVLKPLSTNQAATHRENGTSVGEESSCSFDMGNKRHCNHFCKNKAFCAHDCCKVGVTVTRKRSANQETSFTSYLKDLRSRCDTFAPTPVKRLKMKMAEEPVSLSMQRFAYKPKEMLPPPSWNKENLCKASVRPQSGTDLASEAQLPDVESLNDLDGDYDDYYVEDMYTTMGGPSQNAAAAHPHHQSSSLWMTTDMSVGSQDSQQDLNQVNITSTGHSKSSTALPEQAALCKNTSSLQIPTVNFDLGNEWDDWGDFDDDNLIHASEPALTSYTTAQPQIQQCGENRTPGYVTASAPVLLSHSHIKPSITAVTTPLRLTSTNVSPEIKKAGPSPVSRTFTPQKRITPKWNPKVHRPNIFSEETTIKTSLELLKQPEEAKVTRRLDFFSALSAPPNASSSLNRSSKEEDAFVGIFDGIF; the protein is encoded by the exons ATGGCGACagcgcctcctcctcctcctcttcctcttcagcCGCCACGGGCGACAGTTGGCTGCGCAGCTCCTCCTTTCCCCTCCAAGCCCACCCTCTCACCCCCTCCCATGGGTTCATCTGCAGCGAGCGGCCGACCCCCGCAGCAGGCGGCACATGCAGAGACGCAGGACAAGGGCACAAAGAAAGGTTTCGTTCCGCCCATGACGCCTCGGCCGCTCCTAATCCAAG GATCTTCTGGATCTGGAGTTTTGCGCCCAGTTTCAGAAATAC CATTTAAGTTCAGATCTGTCTTCAGTGAGTTTCCCTTTTTCAATTACGTTCAGTCCAAAGCTCTGGATGAT GTTCtttatacaaataaaaactTTGTGGCCTGTGCTCCGACTGGATCTGGTAAAACAGTGCTGTTTGAGCTGGCAATCATTCGCCTGCTAATGGAGACACCAGAGCCCTGGAGAGATGTCAAAGCTGTATATA TGGCCCCTATCAAAGCTCTCTGCAGTCAGTGCTTTGAGAGCTGGAAAAAGAAGTTTAGTCCTCTGGGGCTGACCTGCAAGGAGCTGACTGGTGACACAGAGATCGATGACTTCTTTGAGATTCAGGACTCCCACATCATCCTGACCACACCT gaAAAGTGGGACAGCATGACCCGAAAGTGGAAGGATAACTGTTTGCTGCAGCTAGTTAGGCTCTTCCTTATCGACGAG GTGCATGTCGTGAAGGATGCAACCCGCGGTGCCACGTTGGAAGTGGTGGTGAGCAGGATGAAGGCAGTACACACCTTCAGGACTTCACAGTATCCAGAGGCCAGCCTCTCTATGAGAGTTGTGGCTGTGTCTGCTACCATACCCAATGTATCTGAT ATAGCAGACTGGCTGTCAAATGAGAACGGCCCGGCCATATATCTGGATATGGATGAGAGCCACCGTCCGGTGAAGCTAAGGAAGGTGGTGCTGGGATTCCCCTGTGGTCCAAATCAAACTGAGTTCAAGTTTgatttggcacttaactacaaGATAGCCAACATCATACAGACGTACGCTGAGCAGAAGCCTGCACTTGTG TTTTGCTCTACAAGGAAAGGAACTCAGCAGTCAGCCGCAGTTCTGGCTAAGGATGCTCGATTCATCATGAGCATCGAGCACAAGCAAAG GTTGATGAAATATGCAAACTCCATTCTCGATTCTAAACTGAGAG ATTTGGTGGCGTTAGGAGTCGGCTACCATCACGCAGGAGTTGACTTGTCTGATCGGAAGTTGATAGAAGAAGCCTTCACTATGGGAGACCTGCCTGTCCTCT TTACCACCAGGACTTTATCCATGGGGGTAAACCTACCAGCTCACCTGGTGGTGATCAAATCCACCATGCAGTATGTTGCAGGCTCCTGTCAGGAGTACAGCGAGGCAGATCTGCTCCAGATGATAGGCCGTGCTGGAAGACCACAG TTTGACACATCTGCTACTGCTGTGATCATGACCAAGATTCAAACCAGAGAGAAGTACCTGAAGCTTATGAATGGGATAGAAGTCATTGAGAGCAG CTTACACAGCCACCTGGTGGAACACTTGAATGCTGAGATTGTTCTGCAGACTATCAGTGATGTCAAAATGGCTTTGGACTGGATTCGCTCCACCTTCCTTTACATCAGAGCCCTCAAGAACCCCACACACTATG GATTCTCTGCCGACCTAGACAGATGTGGAATTGAAGCAAAATTGCAAG AACTGTGTCTGAAGAATCTCAACTCTCTGTCCTCTGTTGGGCTGATCTCTATGGATGAGGATATCACCATCAAACCGACAG AGGCTGGCAGGTTGATGGCTAGGTACTGCATTGCCTttgacaccatgaaacagttcagTAAAGTGTCTGGGACTGAAAACCTGTCTGATCTG ATTGAGCTGCTGTCAAAGAGCAGAGAGTTCAGTGACATCCAGCTGAGAGTGAATGAGAAAAGGTCCTTGAATGCTTTGAACAGGGACAAAAACAGAGTCACCATCAG GTATCCCATTGACGGAAAGATCAAAACCAGTGAGATGAAAGTAAACTG TTTGATTCAGGCTCAGTTAAGCTCCATCCCAGTTCAAGATTTTGGACTTACACAGGACACAGCAAAGATCTTCAGGATTGGCATGCGCATCAGCAGAT GTCTGTCTGAGTTTCTGAGTCAGAGGGTCAAGGCTGTTTTTTCTGCTGTGGTCAACTCCCTGATCCTGGCTAAGTGCTTCAGAGCAAAGCTTTGGGAAAACTCACCCTATGTTTCCAAACAGCTGGAAAAGATAG GCCAAACTCTGTCAACTGCCATGGTGCATGCTGGACTCACCACATTCAGCAAAATAGAGCAAACCAACGCCAGAGAGCTTGAGCTG ATTCTCAATAGGCATCCGCCATTTGGAAACCAAATCAGAGAGTCTGTCATACACCTCCCAAAGTATGACGTAATGGTGGAGCAG CTTCCAAGGTACAGCAGCACCACAGCAGAGATTGTGCTTAAAGTGAGCCTCAAAAACCAAGCACAGCTGCTGACCAGGAGAGCAGCTCAAGACCACCATTATGCCTCCGTCGTCATCGGAGACGCTGATAACAATGTCGTCTTTCTGCAGAAACTCAC GGACGTAATGCTGCTGAAGGGTGGTAGCTGGTCAAAGAAGATTGAGGTGGCGAAGGCTATGAAAGGAGATGAGATCAGTGTGCATCTTATCAGTTCAGAATATG TGGGTCTGGACATCCAGCAGAAGTTCACAGTGTACTACTCTGCAGCTCGAAGATTTGGGACTGAAAATCCACACAACATAACGCAGGATGCCAGGAGACCGCAATCGGTGCTGAAACCACTATCAACAAATCAGGCTGCAACTCACAGGGAGAACGGCACATCTGTGGGAGAAGAGAGCAGTTGTAGCTTTG ATATGGGCAATAAAAGACATTGCAACCACTTCTGCAAAAACAAGGCTTTCTGTGCCCATGACTGTT GTAAAGTAGGTGTTACTGTGACAAGAAAGAGGTCAGCAAACCAAGAAACCAGTTTCACTTCATATTTGAAAGACCTGAGGAGCCGATGTGACACATTTGCGCCGACCCCTGTTAAGCGACTCAAA atGAAAATGGCTGAGGAGCCTGTGTCGCTCAGCATGCAAAGGTTTGCTTACAAACCCAAAGAGATGCTTCCACCCCCTTCATG GAATAAAGAAAATCTCTGTAAAGCTTCAGTGAGACCTCAGTCTGGGACTGACTTGGCAAGTGAAGCTCAACTACCTGACGTAGAAAGCCTGAATGACCTTGACGGAG atTATGATGACTATTATGTGGAGGACATGTACACAACGATGGGAGGGCCTTCCCAAAACGCTGCTGCAGCTCATCCTCACCATCAAA GTTCCTCGTTGTGGATGACCACAGATATGAGTGTTGGGAGTCAGGACTCTCAACAGGATCTAAACCAGGTCAATATAACCAGCACGGGTCACTCAAAGAGCTCCACCGCACTGCCAGAACAGGCTGCTCTCTGCAAAAATACTTCATCCCTCCAGATACCGACTGTCAACTTTGACCTTGGAAACGAGTGGGATGACTGGGGCGATTTTGATGATGATAATCTGATCCATGCCAGCGAGCCAGCACTGACTTCATACACAACTGCACAACCTCAAATTCAGCAGTGTGGTGAAAACCGCACACCAG GCTATGTTACAGCTTCAGCACCAGTATTACTCAGCCACTCACACATCAAACCTTCCATAACCGCTGTGACTACACCACTGAG GTTGACTTCAACAAATGTCAGTCCTGAAATCAAAAAAGCGGGACCCTCACCAGTCAGCCGGACATTCACACCACAGAAGAGAATCACACCCAAGTGGAATCCAAAAGTGCAT AGGCCAAATATTTTCAGTGAGGAAACCACTATAAAAACATCATTAGAACTTCTAAAACAGCCCGAGGAGGCAAAAGTGACTAGGAGATTGGATTTCTTTTCAGCATTGAGTGCCCCACCCAACGCCAGCTCATCTCTCAATAGAAG CAGCAAAGAGGAAGATGCTTTTGTTGGCATTTTTGATGGAATATTTTAG
- the hfm1 gene encoding putative ATP-dependent DNA helicase HFM1 isoform X2: protein MATAPPPPPLPLQPPRATVGCAAPPFPSKPTLSPPPMGSSAASGRPPQQAAHAETQDKGTKKGFVPPMTPRPLLIQGSSGSGVLRPVSEIPFKFRSVFSEFPFFNYVQSKALDDVLYTNKNFVACAPTGSGKTVLFELAIIRLLMETPEPWRDVKAVYMAPIKALCSQCFESWKKKFSPLGLTCKELTGDTEIDDFFEIQDSHIILTTPEKWDSMTRKWKDNCLLQLVRLFLIDEVHVVKDATRGATLEVVVSRMKAVHTFRTSQYPEASLSMRVVAVSATIPNVSDIADWLSNENGPAIYLDMDESHRPVKLRKVVLGFPCGPNQTEFKFDLALNYKIANIIQTYAEQKPALVFCSTRKGTQQSAAVLAKDARFIMSIEHKQRLMKYANSILDSKLRDLVALGVGYHHAGVDLSDRKLIEEAFTMGDLPVLFTTRTLSMGVNLPAHLVVIKSTMQYVAGSCQEYSEADLLQMIGRAGRPQFDTSATAVIMTKIQTREKYLKLMNGIEVIESSLHSHLVEHLNAEIVLQTISDVKMALDWIRSTFLYIRALKNPTHYGFSADLDRCGIEAKLQELCLKNLNSLSSVGLISMDEDITIKPTEAGRLMARYCIAFDTMKQFSKVSGTENLSDLIELLSKSREFSDIQLRVNEKRSLNALNRDKNRVTIRYPIDGKIKTSEMKVNCLIQAQLSSIPVQDFGLTQDTAKIFRIGMRISRCLSEFLSQRVKAVFSAVVNSLILAKCFRAKLWENSPYVSKQLEKIGQTLSTAMVHAGLTTFSKIEQTNARELELILNRHPPFGNQIRESVIHLPKYDVMVEQLPRYSSTTAEIVLKVSLKNQAQLLTRRAAQDHHYASVVIGDADNNVVFLQKLTDVMLLKGGSWSKKIEVAKAMKGDEISVHLISSEYGKPWKHIYIVTKKRKTATSHLVPIFCIFLNEVGLDIQQKFTVYYSAARRFGTENPHNITQDARRPQSVLKPLSTNQAATHRENGTSVGEESSCSFDMGNKRHCNHFCKNKAFCAHDCCKVGVTVTRKRSANQETSFTSYLKDLRSRCDTFAPTPVKRLKMKMAEEPVSLSMQRFAYKPKEMLPPPSWNKENLCKASVRPQSGTDLASEAQLPDVESLNDLDGDYDDYYVEDMYTTMGGPSQNAAAAHPHHQSSSLWMTTDMSVGSQDSQQDLNQVNITSTGHSKSSTALPEQAALCKNTSSLQIPTVNFDLGNEWDDWGDFDDDNLIHASEPALTSYTTAQPQIQQCGENRTPGYVTASAPVLLSHSHIKPSITAVTTPLRLTSTNVSPEIKKAGPSPVSRTFTPQKRITPKWNPKVHRPNIFSEETTIKTSLELLKQPEEAKVTRRLDFFSALSAPPNASSSLNRSKEEDAFVGIFDGIF, encoded by the exons ATGGCGACagcgcctcctcctcctcctcttcctcttcagcCGCCACGGGCGACAGTTGGCTGCGCAGCTCCTCCTTTCCCCTCCAAGCCCACCCTCTCACCCCCTCCCATGGGTTCATCTGCAGCGAGCGGCCGACCCCCGCAGCAGGCGGCACATGCAGAGACGCAGGACAAGGGCACAAAGAAAGGTTTCGTTCCGCCCATGACGCCTCGGCCGCTCCTAATCCAAG GATCTTCTGGATCTGGAGTTTTGCGCCCAGTTTCAGAAATAC CATTTAAGTTCAGATCTGTCTTCAGTGAGTTTCCCTTTTTCAATTACGTTCAGTCCAAAGCTCTGGATGAT GTTCtttatacaaataaaaactTTGTGGCCTGTGCTCCGACTGGATCTGGTAAAACAGTGCTGTTTGAGCTGGCAATCATTCGCCTGCTAATGGAGACACCAGAGCCCTGGAGAGATGTCAAAGCTGTATATA TGGCCCCTATCAAAGCTCTCTGCAGTCAGTGCTTTGAGAGCTGGAAAAAGAAGTTTAGTCCTCTGGGGCTGACCTGCAAGGAGCTGACTGGTGACACAGAGATCGATGACTTCTTTGAGATTCAGGACTCCCACATCATCCTGACCACACCT gaAAAGTGGGACAGCATGACCCGAAAGTGGAAGGATAACTGTTTGCTGCAGCTAGTTAGGCTCTTCCTTATCGACGAG GTGCATGTCGTGAAGGATGCAACCCGCGGTGCCACGTTGGAAGTGGTGGTGAGCAGGATGAAGGCAGTACACACCTTCAGGACTTCACAGTATCCAGAGGCCAGCCTCTCTATGAGAGTTGTGGCTGTGTCTGCTACCATACCCAATGTATCTGAT ATAGCAGACTGGCTGTCAAATGAGAACGGCCCGGCCATATATCTGGATATGGATGAGAGCCACCGTCCGGTGAAGCTAAGGAAGGTGGTGCTGGGATTCCCCTGTGGTCCAAATCAAACTGAGTTCAAGTTTgatttggcacttaactacaaGATAGCCAACATCATACAGACGTACGCTGAGCAGAAGCCTGCACTTGTG TTTTGCTCTACAAGGAAAGGAACTCAGCAGTCAGCCGCAGTTCTGGCTAAGGATGCTCGATTCATCATGAGCATCGAGCACAAGCAAAG GTTGATGAAATATGCAAACTCCATTCTCGATTCTAAACTGAGAG ATTTGGTGGCGTTAGGAGTCGGCTACCATCACGCAGGAGTTGACTTGTCTGATCGGAAGTTGATAGAAGAAGCCTTCACTATGGGAGACCTGCCTGTCCTCT TTACCACCAGGACTTTATCCATGGGGGTAAACCTACCAGCTCACCTGGTGGTGATCAAATCCACCATGCAGTATGTTGCAGGCTCCTGTCAGGAGTACAGCGAGGCAGATCTGCTCCAGATGATAGGCCGTGCTGGAAGACCACAG TTTGACACATCTGCTACTGCTGTGATCATGACCAAGATTCAAACCAGAGAGAAGTACCTGAAGCTTATGAATGGGATAGAAGTCATTGAGAGCAG CTTACACAGCCACCTGGTGGAACACTTGAATGCTGAGATTGTTCTGCAGACTATCAGTGATGTCAAAATGGCTTTGGACTGGATTCGCTCCACCTTCCTTTACATCAGAGCCCTCAAGAACCCCACACACTATG GATTCTCTGCCGACCTAGACAGATGTGGAATTGAAGCAAAATTGCAAG AACTGTGTCTGAAGAATCTCAACTCTCTGTCCTCTGTTGGGCTGATCTCTATGGATGAGGATATCACCATCAAACCGACAG AGGCTGGCAGGTTGATGGCTAGGTACTGCATTGCCTttgacaccatgaaacagttcagTAAAGTGTCTGGGACTGAAAACCTGTCTGATCTG ATTGAGCTGCTGTCAAAGAGCAGAGAGTTCAGTGACATCCAGCTGAGAGTGAATGAGAAAAGGTCCTTGAATGCTTTGAACAGGGACAAAAACAGAGTCACCATCAG GTATCCCATTGACGGAAAGATCAAAACCAGTGAGATGAAAGTAAACTG TTTGATTCAGGCTCAGTTAAGCTCCATCCCAGTTCAAGATTTTGGACTTACACAGGACACAGCAAAGATCTTCAGGATTGGCATGCGCATCAGCAGAT GTCTGTCTGAGTTTCTGAGTCAGAGGGTCAAGGCTGTTTTTTCTGCTGTGGTCAACTCCCTGATCCTGGCTAAGTGCTTCAGAGCAAAGCTTTGGGAAAACTCACCCTATGTTTCCAAACAGCTGGAAAAGATAG GCCAAACTCTGTCAACTGCCATGGTGCATGCTGGACTCACCACATTCAGCAAAATAGAGCAAACCAACGCCAGAGAGCTTGAGCTG ATTCTCAATAGGCATCCGCCATTTGGAAACCAAATCAGAGAGTCTGTCATACACCTCCCAAAGTATGACGTAATGGTGGAGCAG CTTCCAAGGTACAGCAGCACCACAGCAGAGATTGTGCTTAAAGTGAGCCTCAAAAACCAAGCACAGCTGCTGACCAGGAGAGCAGCTCAAGACCACCATTATGCCTCCGTCGTCATCGGAGACGCTGATAACAATGTCGTCTTTCTGCAGAAACTCAC GGACGTAATGCTGCTGAAGGGTGGTAGCTGGTCAAAGAAGATTGAGGTGGCGAAGGCTATGAAAGGAGATGAGATCAGTGTGCATCTTATCAGTTCAGAATATGGTAAACCATGGAAGCACATTTACATTGTAaccaaaaagaggaaaacagcaACATCTCATTTGGTTccaattttttgtatttttttaaatgaag TGGGTCTGGACATCCAGCAGAAGTTCACAGTGTACTACTCTGCAGCTCGAAGATTTGGGACTGAAAATCCACACAACATAACGCAGGATGCCAGGAGACCGCAATCGGTGCTGAAACCACTATCAACAAATCAGGCTGCAACTCACAGGGAGAACGGCACATCTGTGGGAGAAGAGAGCAGTTGTAGCTTTG ATATGGGCAATAAAAGACATTGCAACCACTTCTGCAAAAACAAGGCTTTCTGTGCCCATGACTGTT GTAAAGTAGGTGTTACTGTGACAAGAAAGAGGTCAGCAAACCAAGAAACCAGTTTCACTTCATATTTGAAAGACCTGAGGAGCCGATGTGACACATTTGCGCCGACCCCTGTTAAGCGACTCAAA atGAAAATGGCTGAGGAGCCTGTGTCGCTCAGCATGCAAAGGTTTGCTTACAAACCCAAAGAGATGCTTCCACCCCCTTCATG GAATAAAGAAAATCTCTGTAAAGCTTCAGTGAGACCTCAGTCTGGGACTGACTTGGCAAGTGAAGCTCAACTACCTGACGTAGAAAGCCTGAATGACCTTGACGGAG atTATGATGACTATTATGTGGAGGACATGTACACAACGATGGGAGGGCCTTCCCAAAACGCTGCTGCAGCTCATCCTCACCATCAAA GTTCCTCGTTGTGGATGACCACAGATATGAGTGTTGGGAGTCAGGACTCTCAACAGGATCTAAACCAGGTCAATATAACCAGCACGGGTCACTCAAAGAGCTCCACCGCACTGCCAGAACAGGCTGCTCTCTGCAAAAATACTTCATCCCTCCAGATACCGACTGTCAACTTTGACCTTGGAAACGAGTGGGATGACTGGGGCGATTTTGATGATGATAATCTGATCCATGCCAGCGAGCCAGCACTGACTTCATACACAACTGCACAACCTCAAATTCAGCAGTGTGGTGAAAACCGCACACCAG GCTATGTTACAGCTTCAGCACCAGTATTACTCAGCCACTCACACATCAAACCTTCCATAACCGCTGTGACTACACCACTGAG GTTGACTTCAACAAATGTCAGTCCTGAAATCAAAAAAGCGGGACCCTCACCAGTCAGCCGGACATTCACACCACAGAAGAGAATCACACCCAAGTGGAATCCAAAAGTGCAT AGGCCAAATATTTTCAGTGAGGAAACCACTATAAAAACATCATTAGAACTTCTAAAACAGCCCGAGGAGGCAAAAGTGACTAGGAGATTGGATTTCTTTTCAGCATTGAGTGCCCCACCCAACGCCAGCTCATCTCTCAATAGAAG CAAAGAGGAAGATGCTTTTGTTGGCATTTTTGATGGAATATTTTAG